Proteins encoded together in one Candidatus Xianfuyuplasma coldseepsis window:
- the fabV gene encoding enoyl-ACP reductase FabV, producing MIIRPSIRNNFFTNAHPEGCKITLENQINEAKQQEPFDGPKNVLIIGGSSGYGLASRISLAYGSNANTVNVSFESAPRGKRTGSAGFWNNVFFQHFAKETGNIHKDFLGDAFSPETKELVLNYVKDTFDGLDLIVYSLASGVRKNFNTGETVRSSIKSLGEPVVGTTIDIASMTAYELEVLPASEQEVKDTVYVMGGSDWADWVHTFGEAGVLNQGFKTIAYTYIGGPTTENIYRRGSLGQAKEDLEAHAYQMNQKLQEQYNGEALISSSKAVVSKASVFIPQLPIYCACLFDVMKERKIHETILEHKYRLFKDMVYGEQRIIDNKGRIRLDHLEMDPSVQEDVTNRMEHVTKENLFSLQGTKDFIHEFFQINGFNIDSIDYEADVDIDEYVTKYVPKDLQI from the coding sequence ATGATTATTAGACCATCCATACGTAATAATTTCTTTACCAATGCCCATCCGGAAGGATGTAAAATAACCTTAGAAAACCAGATTAACGAAGCGAAACAACAGGAGCCATTTGACGGTCCAAAGAATGTTTTAATTATCGGCGGATCCAGTGGTTATGGACTCGCGAGTCGAATTAGTTTAGCTTATGGATCAAACGCCAATACCGTTAACGTATCATTTGAATCCGCTCCACGCGGAAAACGGACGGGAAGCGCAGGTTTTTGGAACAATGTGTTCTTCCAGCATTTCGCTAAAGAAACGGGAAATATCCATAAAGATTTCTTAGGGGATGCGTTTAGTCCCGAGACCAAGGAACTAGTTCTCAACTATGTTAAAGACACCTTTGATGGATTGGATCTGATTGTCTATAGTTTAGCCAGTGGAGTACGTAAAAACTTCAACACTGGAGAGACGGTTCGTTCAAGTATCAAATCCCTTGGTGAACCTGTTGTTGGAACCACAATTGATATCGCGAGTATGACAGCTTATGAACTAGAAGTCCTACCTGCGAGTGAACAAGAAGTGAAGGATACCGTCTATGTCATGGGTGGTAGTGATTGGGCTGATTGGGTTCATACATTTGGAGAAGCTGGGGTATTAAATCAAGGATTTAAAACCATTGCTTATACCTATATTGGTGGTCCAACCACAGAAAACATCTACCGTAGAGGTAGTTTGGGACAGGCCAAGGAAGATTTGGAAGCTCATGCCTATCAAATGAATCAAAAACTACAAGAACAATACAATGGCGAAGCGTTAATCTCATCGAGCAAGGCTGTGGTGAGTAAGGCCAGTGTATTTATCCCCCAACTTCCAATCTACTGTGCTTGCTTGTTTGACGTGATGAAGGAACGCAAGATTCATGAAACCATCTTAGAGCACAAGTATCGTTTGTTTAAAGATATGGTGTATGGCGAACAACGGATTATAGACAACAAAGGACGAATTCGTCTCGATCACTTGGAAATGGATCCATCGGTACAAGAGGACGTTACCAATCGAATGGAACATGTTACAAAAGAGAACCTCTTCTCTTTACAAGGTACCAAAGATTTC